Proteins found in one Populus alba chromosome 14, ASM523922v2, whole genome shotgun sequence genomic segment:
- the LOC118041123 gene encoding ABC transporter B family member 11 has product MMENGLEGDARIHEATTSSPYNDDERHLGNNGIQEEPENSKEDEKSKSVPFFKLFSFSDSTDFLLMFLGTLGAIGNGLAMPLMTLLLGDVINAFGNNQLSKDMTDLVSKVSLKYVYLAVGSGIAACLQVTCWIVTGERQSSRIRSLYLKTILRQDIAFFDKETSTGEVVGRMSGDTVLIQDAMGEKVGKFVQLMATFIGGFSVAFYKGWLLAVVMLSAIPLLVLAGASMALFISKMAARGQNAYAEAANVVEQTIGGIRTVASFTGEKRAINIYNQLLVIAYRSGVQEGIFSGFGVGVVMLIVFCSYAVAVWFGAKMVLEKGYTGGDVINVIVAVLTGSMSLGQASPCMSAFSAGRAAAYKMFETINRQPEIDAYDKRGKVLDEIHGDIELRDVYFSYPARPDEPIFSGFSLSIPSGTTAALVGHSGSGKSTVISLLERFYDPLSGEVLIDGINIKELQLKWIREKTGLVSQEPVLFASSIKENIAYGKDGATIEEIRAAAELANASKFVDKLPQGFDTMVGEHGTQLSGGQKQRIAIARAILKNPRILLLDEATSALDAESERVVQEALDNIMVDRTTVIVAHRLTTVRNANMIAVIHRGKMVEKGTHSELLEDPDGAYSQLVRLQEMNKGSEQAALESEITMESFRQSSQRRSIRRSISRGSSIGSSRHSFTLPFGLPTGFSVRDNVYDEPDDILPPEDAPDVPISRLASLNKPEIPVLIIGTIAACIHGTILPIYGTLMSKAIKTFFLPPHELRKDSKFWAVMFMVLGVAAFVVIPVRSYFFSVAGCKLIQRIRSMCFEKVVNMEVSWFDEPQHSSGAIGARLAADASIVRSLVGDQLASIVQNIATVTSAMIIAFTASWQLALVILALIPLIGINGVIQMKFMKGFSADAKMMYEEASQVANDAVCSIRTVASFCAEEKVMQLYLGKCRGPMKAGVRLGWVSGIGFGVSSFLLYCFYATSFYAGARLVDTGHITFQDVFQVFFALTLASVGISHSSTFTTDTTKAKGAAASVFSIIDRKSKIDPSDESGITLENVKGEIELRHVSFKYPTRPDIQIFRDINLFMRAGKTVALVGESGSGKSTVIALLQRFYDPDSGHITLDGTEIQKLQLKWLRQQMGLVGQEPVLFNDTIRANIAYGKGGDATESEIISAAELANAHKFISGLQQGYNTGVGDRGIQLSGGQKQRVAIARAIVKNPKILLLDEATSALDTESERVVQSALERVMVNRTTVVVAHRLSTVRNADLIAVVKNGVIVEKGRHESLINIKDGYYASLVALHTNAKTA; this is encoded by the exons ATGATGGAAAATGGCTTGGAAGGTGATGCAAGGATCCATGAAGCCACCACCTCTTCACCATACAACGATGATGAGAGGCACCTCGGCAATAACGGGATTCAAGAAGAACCTGAGAATAGCAAAGAAGATGAGAAGAGTAAATCAGTTCCATTTTTTAAGCTCTTCTCGTTTTCAGATTCTACTGATTTCCTGTTGATGTTCTTGGGCACACTTGGTGCAATTGGGAACGGCTTGGCCATGCCTCTCATGACTTTACTGTTGGGAGACGTGATCAATGCATTTGGAAATAACCAGCTTAGCAAAGACATGACTGATTTGGTCTCCAAG GTTTCTCTGAAGTATGTCTACTTGGCAGTCGGTTCTGGAATAGCAGCCTGCCTTC AGGTGACTTGCTGGATAGTCACAGGGGAAAGACAGTCATCTCGCATAAGGAGTTTGTATTTGAAAACTATATTGAGACAAGACATTGCTTTCTTTGACAAGGAAACGAGCACAGGAGAGGTTGTTGGTAGAATGTCCGGTGACACGGTTCTTATACAAGATGCAATGGGTGAAAAG GTTGGAAAATTTGTGCAGCTGATGGCAACATTTATAGGAGGCTTTTCGGTGGCATTTTACAAAGGATGGTTGCTAGCCGTTGTCATGCTATCGGCTATTCCCCTCCTAGTGCTAGCTGGAGCGTCTATGGCCCTTTTTATATCCAAAATGGCAGCTCGTGGACAAAATGCTTATGCAGAAGCAGCAAATGTAGTTGAACAGACGATTGGAGGAATCAGAACT GTTGCATCATTTACTGGAGAGAAGAGAGCTATAAATATTTACAACCAGCTTCTTGTAATTGCTTATCGATCAGGTGtgcaagaaggcattttttcGGGATTTGGTGTTGGTGTGGTTATGTTAATTGTTTTCTGTAGTTATGCTGTGGCTGTATGGTTTGGTGCAAAGATGGTGTTGGAAAAGGGATATACTGGGGGTGACGTGATTAATGTGATTGTTGCTGTTTTGACTGGTTCCAT GTCTTTGGGACAAGCATCTCCCTGCATGAGTGCTTTTTCTGCTGGTCGAGCTGCAGCATATAAGATGTTTGAGACTATTAACAGGCAGCCAGAGATAGATGCATATGATAAGAGAGGAAAAGTATTGGATGAAATTCACGGAGACATAGAATTGCGGGATGTGTATTTCAGTTATCCAGCCAGACCAGATGAGCCAATATTTAGTGGATTCTCTCTTTCAATCCCGAGTGGCACAACAGCAGCTTTGGTCGGGCATAGTGGAAGTGGGAAGTCAACAGTGATCAGTCTGTTAGAGAGATTTTATGATCCCCTATCTGGAGAAGTTCTTATAGATGGCATTAACATCAAAGAACTTCAACTTAAATGGATTAGAGAAAAAACTGGTCTTGTCAGCCAGGAACCGGTGTTGTTTGCATCTAGCATCAAGGAGAATATTGCATACGGGAAGGATGGTGCAACAATTGAAGAGATAAGAGCTGCAGCTGAACTTGCCAATGCTTCCAAATTCGTTGATAAACTACCTCAG GGTTTTGACACCATGGTTGGAGAGCATGGAACTCAGCTTTCTGGTGGACAGAAGCAGAGAATTGCCATAGCCAGGGCAATCTTGAAGAACCCCCGGATTTTACTTTTAGATGAAGCTACAAGTGCACTTGATGCAGAATCTGAGAGGGTAGTGCAAGAGGCATTGGACAATATTATGGTGGACCGAACTACTGTTATTGTTGCTCATCGATTGACCACTGTGAGAAATGCCAACATGATTGCTGTCATCCATCGAGGAAAGATGGTTGAAAAAG GTACACATTCAGAACTACTTGAGGATCCTGATGGAGCATACTCTCAGCTTGTACGCTTACAAGAAATGAACAAAGGGTCAGAACAAGCAGCACTTGAATCAGAAATTACCATGGAATCCTTTAGACAATCAAGTCAAAGAAGATCAATTCGACGATCCATAAGTCGAGGATCGTCAATCGGTAGCAGCCGCCACTCTTTCACCCTCCCATTTGGTTTACCTACAGGATTCAGTGTCCGTGACAATGTGTATGACGAGCCAGATGATATTCTGCCACCAGAAGATGCTCCAGATGTCCCAATCAGCCGCCTTGCCTCTCTCAACAAGCCAGAAATCCCAGTTCTTATAATTGGCACTATTGCAGCATGTATCCACGGTACAATACTACCAATTTATGGCACGCTAATGTCCAAAGCAATCAAAACATTTTTCCTACCACCACATGAACTAAGAAAGGATTCGAAATTCTGGGCAGTAATGTTTATGGTGCTTGGTGTGGCTGCATTTGTGGTAATTCCAGTGAGATCATACTTCTTTTCAGTGGCTGGATGTAAGTTAATCCAGAGGATTAGATCAATGTGTTTTGAGAAGGTGGTTAACATGGAGGTTAGCTGGTTCGATGAGCCTCAGCACTCAAGTGGGGCAATTGGTGCTAGGCTTGCAGCAGATGCTTCAATAGTCCGTTCTCTGGTGGGAGATCAATTAGCTTCTATTGTTCAAAATATTGCTACTGTAACGTCAGCTATGATCATTGCTTTTACTGCAAGCTGGCAACTAGCACTTGTTATCCTTGCATTGATCCCTCTGATAGGCATCAATGGAGTTATCCAAATGAAGTTCATGAAAGGATTCAGCGCAGATGCAAAG ATGATGTATGAAGAAGCAAGCCAAGTGGCTAACGATGCAGTTTGCAGCATAAGAACAGTTGCTTCTTTCTGTGCAGAAGAAAAGGTGATGCAACTTTACCTAGGCAAATGTCGAGGTCCCATGAAGGCCGGAGTAAGGCTAGGATGGGTCAGTGGTATCGGATTTGGAGTATCTTCTTTCTTACTGTACTGTTTCTATGCGACTAGTTTCTATGCTGGAGCTCGTCTAGTTGACACCGGCCACATAACATTCCAAGATGTTTTTCAA gttttctttgctttgacATTGGCATCTGTAGGAATTTCTCATTCAAGCACATTCACTACCGATACCACCAAAGCAAAAGGTGCTGCTGCTTCTGTGTTTTCAATCATAGACCGGAAGTCAAAGATAGACCCCAGTGACGAGTCGGGAATAACATTAGAGAATGTGAAGGGAGAAATTGAGCTTCGTCATGTGAGCTTTAAGTATCCAACCAGGCCAGATATCCAAATCTTCCGGGACATCAACTTGTTTATGCGTGCTGGGAAG ACTGTAGCTCTGGTTGGAGAAAGCGGGAGCGGGAAATCAACTGTGATCGCATTGTTGCAAAGATTTTATGATCCCGACTCAGGTCACATCACTCTTGATGGAACTGAAATTCAAAAGCTACAATTAAAGTGGTTAAGGCAGCAAATGGGGCTTGTAGGCCAGGAGCCTGTCTTGTTCAACGACACAATCCGTGCCAACATTGCATATGGGAAGGGAGGAGATGCAACTGAGTCAGAAATTATATCTGCAGCAGAGTTGGCCAATGCCCACAAGTTCATTAGTGGTTTACAACAG GGATATAACACCGGAGTAGGAGACCGCGGAATCCAGTTATCCGGGGGGCAGAAGCAAAGGGTAGCCATTGCCCGCGCCATCGTGAAAAATCCAAAGATTTTACTGTTAGATGAGGCTACAAGTGCATTAGATACTGAGTCTGAAAGAGTGGTTCAATCTGCATTAGAACGAGTCATGGTAAACAGGACGACAGTTGTTGTAGCCCATCGATTATCCACAGTCAGGAATGCAGATCTAATCGCAGTGGTTAAAAATGGAGTCATTGTAGAGAAAGGAAGGCATGAGAGTTTGATCAACATTAAAGATGGTTACTATGCCTCCTTAGTGGCACTTCACACAAATGCAAAAACTGCATGA
- the LOC118041122 gene encoding ABC transporter B family member 11: protein MALENGRNGESMDEATTSKRQEGKENSSGPNKELEKQERSKEDEKTKTVPFPKLFSFADSTDTVLMIIGSIGAVGNGISLPLMSILLGDVINSFGQNQHNENVVHLVSKVSLKFIYLAVGSGVGSFLQVACWMVTGERQAARIRGTYLKTILRQDIAFFDKETNTGEVVGRMSGDTVLIQDAMGEKVGKFIQLLSTFFGGFVIAFVQGWLLTLVMLSSIPLIVIAGAAMSIIISRKASRGQTAYAKAAIVVEQTLGSIRTVASFTCEEQAISNYQKFLITAYKSGVQEGLAAGLGIGIVMLVIFSSYALAIWFGGKLILEKGYTGGTVINVIVALLVGSTSLGQASPCMSAFVAGQAAASKMFQTISREPKIDAYEMRGKIMEDINGDIELRDVYFSYPARPDDQIFSGLSLLVPSGITAALVGQSGSGKSTVISLIERFYDPQAGEVLIDGINLKEFQLKWIREKIGLVSQEPVLFTSSIRDNIAYGKDGATTEEIRAVAELANAAKFIDKLPQGLDTMVGEHGTQMSGGQKQRIAIARAILKDPRILLLDEATSALDAESERVVQEALDRIMVSRTTLIVAHRLSTVRNVDLISVIHHGKIVEKGSHSELLKDPEGAYSQLIRLQEVNKESEHETEDHKSDIAMESFRQSSPRISLKRSLSRGSSGVGSPFSVSLGLHTTGFSVPDTDNAPGEVEASSHKPKTPDGPIRRLAYLNKPEIPVLIAGSIAAILNGVIFPVFGVLLSNVIKTFFEPPHELRKDSKFWALMFMTLGLASFLVFPTQTYLFSVAGCKLIQRIRSICFEKVVHMEVGWFDEPEHSSGVIGARLSADAATVRALVGDSLAQMVQNIASATAGLVIAFTACWQLALIILVLIPLVGLNGIIQIKFMRGFSADAKMMYEEASQVANDAVGSIRTVASFCAEEKVMQLYKKKCEGPMEKGIKQGLICGTGFGVSFFLLFSVYATSFYAGAQLVQHGKTTLAEVFRVFFALTMAAIGISQTSSFGPDSSGAKTAAASIFSIIDRKSKMDPSDESGTKLDSVRGEIELHHISFKYPTRPDIQILRDLSLVIHSGKTVALVGESGSGKSTVISLLQRFYDPHSGHITLDGVDIQSLQLRWLRQQMGLVSQEPVLFNDTIRANIAYGKQGKATETEILAASELANAHNFISSLQQGYDTIVGERGVQLSGGQKQRVAIARAIVKSPRVLLLDEATSALDAESERAVQDALDRVVVDRTTVVVAHRLSTIKNADVIAVVKNGVIVEKGKHDTLINIKDGFYASLVALHMTASTA, encoded by the exons ATGGCCCTAGAGAACGGCAGAAATGGTGAAAGTATGGACGAGGCCACCACATCGAAAAGACAGGAAGGGAAGGAGAACAGTTCAGGCCCGAATAAGGAACTAGAAAAGCAAGAGAGGAGCAAAGAAGATGAGAAAACTAAAACTGTGCCATTCCCCAAGCTCTTTTCGTTTGCAGATTCCACAGATACTGTTTTAATGATCATTGGCTCGATTGGTGCTGTTGGAAATGGAATATCTTTGCCCCTTATGTCAATTCTACTGGGAGACGTGATTAATTCTTTTGGACAAAATCAGCATAATGAAAATGTTGTGCATTTAGTGTCCAAG GTATCTCTCAAATTTATCTACTTGGCAGTGGGGTCTGGCGTAGGATCATTTCTGC AGGTGGCTTGCTGGATGGTCACGGGAGAGAGGCAGGCTGCTCGGATAAGGGGTACGTATTTGAAAACTATACTAAGACAAGATATTGCTTTTTTTGACAAGGAAACAAACACCGGAGAGGTTGTTGGTAGAATGTCTGGTGACACTGTTCTTATACAAGATGCCATGGGTGAAAAG GTTGGGAAATTTATACAGCTGCTATCAACATTCTTTGGAGGCTTTGTAATAGCATTTGTCCAAGGATGGCTTCTTACTCTTGTCATGTTATCCTCCATTCCCCTGATCGTGATAGCTGGTGCGGCCATGTCAATAATAATATCCAGGAAAGCATCTCGTGGACAAACTGCTTATGCAAAAGCAGCAATTGTCGTTGAACAGACACTTGGCTCGATCAGAACT GTCGCGTCATTTACTTGTGAAGAGCAAGCCATAAGCAATTACCAGAAGTTTCTCATTACTGCTTACAAATCCGGGGTTCAAGAAGGCTTAGCGGCTGGATTAGGTATTGGCATTGTTATGTTAGTAATCTTCAGCAGCTATGCTTTGGCAATATGGTTTGGTGGGAAGCTGATATTGGAAAAAGGATACACTGGGGGCACAGTGATTAATGTGATTGTTGCTCTGTTAGTCGGATCCAC GTCACTAGGTCAGGCATCTCCCTGCATGAGTGCATTTGTGGCTGGTCAAGCTGCAGCTTCTAAAATGTTTCAGACTATCAGTAGGGAGCCTAAGATAGACGCTTACGAAATGAGGGGAAAGATAATGGAGGACATCAACGGGGATATAGAATTGAGGGATGTGTATTTCAGTTATCCAGCCAGACCCGATGATCAAATATTTTCTGGTCTCTCTCTTCTCGTCCCAAGTGGCATAACTGCAGCTTTGGTTGGACAAAGTGGAAGTGGAAAGTCAACAGTCATCAGTCTGATAGAGAGATTTTATGATCCACAAGCTGGTGAAGTGCTCATAGATGGTATTAACCTCAAAGAATTTCAACTTAAGTGGATCCGAGAGAAAATTGGTCTTGTCAGCCAAGAACCTGTGTTGTTTACGTCCAGCATAAGGGATAACATTGCATATGGAAAAGATGGTGCAACTACTGAAGAGATAAGAGCAGTAGCTGAACTTGCCAATGCTGCTAAATTCATAGATAAACTACCTCAG GGACTAGACACCATGGTTGGTGAGCATGGAACTCAGATGTCAGGTGGGCAGAAACAGAGAATTGCAATAGCAAGGGCAATTCTGAAAGATCCACGAATTTTGCTTTTAGATGAAGCTACAAGTGCACTCGATGCAGAATCTGAAAGGGTAGTGCAGGAGGCACTAGATAGGATTATGGTCAGTCGAACAACTCTCATTGTTGCCCATCGTTTGAGCACTGTGAGAAATGTTGATTTGATTTCAGTTATTCACCATGGCAAGATAGTGGAAAAAG GCTCGCATTCAGAACTACTCAAGGATCCTGAAGGAGCTTACTCGCAGCTTATACGTTTACAAGAAGTAAATAAAGAGTCAGAGCATGAAACGGAAGACCACAAGTCAGATATTGCTATGGAATCCTTTAGACAGTCGAGTCCAAGAATTTCACTGAAACGGTCTTTAAGCAGGGGATCTTCTGGAGTAGGAAGTCCATTCTCAGTCTCATTAGGTTTACATACTACTGGATTCAGTGTCCCTGACACTGATAATGCCCCGGGAGAAGTAGAAGCTTCTTCACACAAACCAAAAACTCCAGATGGCCCAATCCGCCGCCTCGCTTATCTGAACAAGCCAGAGATCCCGGTACTTATAGCTGGATCTATCGCTGCAATTCTTAATGGTGTCATATTTCCAGTTTTTGGCGTCCTACTTTCCAATGTgatcaaaacattttttgaacCACCGCATGAATTGAGAAAGGATTCCAAGTTCTGGGCACTGATGTTTATGACGCTTGGCCTGGCATCATTTTTGGTGTTTCCAACACAAACATACTTGTTTTCTGTGGCTGGATGCAAATTAATCCAAAGGATTCGATCTATTTGTTTTGAGAAGGTAGTTCACATGGAAGTCGGCTGGTTCGATGAGCCTGAGCATTCAAGTGGGGTAATTGGTGCTAGACTCTCAGCAGATGCAGCAACAGTGCGTGCTCTGGTTGGAGACTCTCTAGCTCAGATGGTTCAAAACATCGCATCAGCAACAGCAGGTTTGGTCATTGCCTTCACTGCATGTTGGCAATTGGCCTTGATTATCCTTGTACTAATTCCTCTAGTAGGACTCAATGGAATTATTCAAATAAAGTTCATGAGAGGATTCAGTGCAGATGCAAAG ATGATGTATGAGGAAGCAAGTCAGGTTGCAAATGATGCTGTAGGCAGCATCAGAACTGTTGCCTCTTTCTGTGCAGAAGAGAAGGTGATGcaattatacaaaaagaaaTGTGAAGGCCCTATGGAGAAAGGAATAAAGCAAGGGCTGATCTGTGGAACAGGATTTggagtttctttcttcttactGTTTTCTGTCTACGCAACCAGTTTCTATGCAGGAGCTCAACTTGTCCAGCATGGGAAAACAACACTTGCAGAAGTTTTTCGG GTTTTCTTCGCTTTGACCATGGCAGCTATCGGAATTTCTCAAACAAGTTCCTTCGGTCCTGATTCCTCCGGTGCCAAGACTGCAGCTGCATCCATATTCTCTATTATAGACCGAAAGTCAAAGATGGATCCTAGTGACGAGTCAGGTACGAAGTTAGACAGTGTGAGAGGAGAGATTGAACTTCATCACATAAGCTTCAAGTATCCAACTAGGCCAGATATTCAAATTCTCCGAGACCTCAGCTTGGTGATTCATTCTGGCAAG ACTGTAGCCCTGGTTGGAGAGAGTGGAAGTGGGAAATCAACGGTGATATCATTGTTGCAAAGATTTTACGATCCTCATTCAGGTCATATAACTCTAGATGGAGTTGACATTCAAAGCCTCCAACTCAGGTGGCTGAGGCAGCAGATGGGGCTTGTGAGCCAAGAACCAGTCCTCTTTAATGATACAATCCGTGCCAACATTGCATATGGAAAACAAGGGAAAGCGACGGAGACAGAGATTTTAGCTGCATCAGAGCTAGCCAATGCACACAATTTCATCAGCAGTCTGCAACAG GGTTATGACACCATAGTGGGAGAGCGAGGCGTCCAATTGTCAGGGGGGCAGAAGCAAAGGGTAGCCATTGCTCGCGCTATAGTCAAAAGTCCCAGAGTGCTTCTACTGGACGAGGCTACCAGCGCCCTGGATGCTGAATCTGAGAGAGCTGTTCAAGATGCACTAGACCGAGTCGTGGTGGACAGGACTACGGTGGTTGTAGCCCATCGGTTATCTACAATCAAGAATGCAGACGTTATTGCAGTGGTTAAAAATGGAGTTATTGTAGAGAAAGGCAAGCATGATACTTTGATCAATATCAAAGATGGGTTTTATGCCTCCTTGGTTGCCCTCCACATGACCGCCTCCACCGCTTAA